A genomic window from Candidatus Pelagisphaera phototrophica includes:
- a CDS encoding DUF3341 domain-containing protein, with translation MVNQHGLIAKFDTPADIMHAAEKVRDAGYKNWDVITPFPIHGMDPAMGIKRSLVGRFTIVGGTIGLTTGMLMIWFTGASELSLPYMEGYKLIVGGKPYFSPQFAFPVSYELTILFSAFASIGGMFILNKLPRHHHPVLKYKDVAASSDDKFFLYIENEDPQFDGEKTRSFLNDLGPVEVGELEE, from the coding sequence ATGGTTAATCAACACGGACTTATCGCTAAATTCGATACCCCTGCCGACATCATGCATGCGGCAGAGAAGGTGAGAGATGCTGGCTACAAAAACTGGGACGTTATCACGCCGTTTCCGATCCACGGGATGGATCCAGCTATGGGAATCAAGAGGTCTCTAGTAGGACGATTCACCATCGTTGGTGGCACCATTGGACTTACAACGGGAATGTTGATGATTTGGTTCACGGGAGCATCAGAACTCAGTCTTCCTTATATGGAAGGCTACAAGCTCATCGTTGGCGGCAAACCGTATTTCAGCCCGCAGTTTGCATTTCCTGTCTCTTACGAGCTAACCATTCTGTTTTCTGCCTTTGCTTCCATTGGAGGCATGTTCATTTTGAATAAGCTGCCGAGGCACCATCATCCGGTTTTAAAGTACAAGGACGTTGCCGCCAGCTCGGACGACAAGTTCTTTCTATACATCGAAAATGAAGATCCGCAATTCGACGGGGAGAAGACACGCTCTTTCCTTAACGATCTCGGACCAGTTGAAGTCGGGGAGTTGGAGGAATAA